GATTCGCGAACCGCGCAGAGGCGCTGCACGTAAGCCTCCCGCGGCGCCGCGATAAAGCCGTCTTCGTAGCCGATCACGCGCAGCTGGCCGCGCACGGCTTCGAGCAGTTCGCCCGGCGCCAGCAGGAATGCCGGGTTGGACGGTTTTCCGACCGTTTCGTTTCCGACCGCGAAGGTTTCGTAGATCAGCCGGCCGCCCGGCGCGACGCAGGCCAGCAGGCGCGGCCAGAGCGGGCGGTACAGATAGTTGGTGACGACCACGGCATCGAAGACGGCCTCGGCCGGCAACGGCCACAGGCCGTCCTCGATGTCGGCGATAAGGGTGTCGGCAGCCTCCGACAGGCCCGACAGCGCGTCGGCATCCCGATCGATGCCGGTCACGCGCAGGCCGCGCGCCGCCAGCCAGCGTACATGCCGGCCGCTGCCGCAGGCCACGTCGAGCACGCGCGCGCCGGCCGGCAGCGGTGCGGCCCAGCGCACCACCCACGGCGATGGCGCCGTGAGCGCGTGCGGATCATCGGGAACGACGGCTGGACACATGCGTCAATCGCCCGGTGGCTCAGCTGTACGTCAGCCCCATCGCCTCCCGCACCTCGCGCATGGTCTCCTGCGTGACCTTGCGTGCGGTATCGCAGCCGTCGGCGATGATGGCGCG
The sequence above is a segment of the Ralstonia nicotianae genome. Coding sequences within it:
- a CDS encoding class I SAM-dependent methyltransferase, whose product is MCPAVVPDDPHALTAPSPWVVRWAAPLPAGARVLDVACGSGRHVRWLAARGLRVTGIDRDADALSGLSEAADTLIADIEDGLWPLPAEAVFDAVVVTNYLYRPLWPRLLACVAPGGRLIYETFAVGNETVGKPSNPAFLLAPGELLEAVRGQLRVIGYEDGFIAAPREAYVQRLCAVRESAGAQARRYAL